One genomic window of Polyangium aurulentum includes the following:
- a CDS encoding TrmH family RNA methyltransferase yields MRRRTPHAIHIATEQKNLLARLAGLDHAAIVRALEPFATAERKARLDAVFSTRVDSVTVLMDAPYDPHNGAAVLRSCDAFGVQRLHVVERGTVEFLAARQVARGSEQWVDVHTYKTSDAATSALAASGHELVATHPQGELVPEDLRHIPRVCLVLGNERDGIHQELVAACKRSVRIPMRGFAESLNVSVTAAILLQRATDGRPGDLSPEERMFLHARALVLTMSHAPEILAANGIPTADPSVLAPSPESR; encoded by the coding sequence ATGCGGCGCCGGACCCCTCACGCCATCCACATCGCCACCGAGCAGAAGAACCTCCTCGCTCGGCTCGCGGGCCTCGATCACGCCGCGATCGTCCGCGCCCTCGAGCCCTTTGCCACCGCCGAGCGCAAGGCGCGGCTCGACGCGGTCTTCTCCACCCGCGTCGATTCCGTCACCGTCCTCATGGACGCCCCCTACGACCCGCACAACGGCGCCGCCGTCCTCCGCTCTTGCGACGCGTTCGGCGTCCAGCGCCTGCACGTCGTCGAGCGCGGCACGGTCGAGTTCCTCGCGGCGCGTCAGGTCGCCCGCGGCAGCGAGCAGTGGGTCGATGTCCACACCTACAAGACCTCCGACGCCGCCACCTCCGCGCTCGCCGCCTCGGGGCACGAGCTGGTCGCAACCCACCCCCAGGGCGAGCTCGTCCCGGAGGACCTGCGCCATATCCCGCGCGTTTGCCTCGTCCTCGGCAACGAGCGCGATGGCATCCATCAAGAGCTCGTCGCGGCCTGCAAGCGCTCGGTCCGCATTCCCATGCGCGGGTTCGCGGAGAGCCTCAACGTGAGCGTCACCGCCGCCATCCTCCTCCAGCGAGCGACAGATGGCAGGCCCGGTGATCTCTCCCCCGAAGAGCGCATGTTCCTCCACGCTCGCGCGCTCGTGCTCACGATGTCACACGCACCCGAAATTCTGGCTGCCAATGGCATCCCCACCGCAGATCCCAGCGTGCTTGCTCCTTCTCCGGAAAGCCGATAG
- a CDS encoding serine/threonine-protein kinase, with protein sequence MTSPPLPAQSHAPLPAPRPAAGQAPPQQAPTGAPGHQSGDLTPGLVIQGRYRIEKLIGRGGMGAVYAVRHVNTGEICALKLLLPALASNPAAVERFRTEARAPVSIGSEHVVRVIDADVAPELGGVPFIVMELLKGRDLGSELKARGALPAGEVVVYLKQVGRVLDKAHGLGIVHRDLKPANLIVTQREDGTPLVKILDFGIAKLLDQSEVGELTQDGAIFGTPWYMSPEQASGKASKVGPPADLWALGLIAYRLLTGKNYWTAEGMAALIGQILYEPMVAPSQMSPHLGPRFDAWFARACNRDAAQRFTNATEQIQQLALALGVNYAAQPTSLEMPSPADLSASGQVRQALQGMPMYGMSMPGTSIPPGMSLPPGVLNANPAMSQSGLPMMGASQPGMPMPGGVTVPPGSTGAPLYATNSPVRQKSSMGAVFAGLLVTLGVVGAAGVFFMLRGKPAEPPPPPVAAAAPAAPTAAPAEPPTPPPPPEPAKTAEVEAAAAPAEPAETIELDEPAKPAEPGAAPTAAPAVKPAATVATATGVKPVAPKPKPSSTVAPKVGNIKF encoded by the coding sequence GTGACGAGCCCGCCGCTGCCCGCGCAGTCGCACGCGCCGCTCCCTGCTCCGCGCCCCGCCGCAGGCCAGGCGCCCCCGCAGCAAGCCCCCACCGGCGCGCCCGGTCATCAGAGCGGTGATCTGACCCCGGGGCTCGTCATCCAGGGCCGCTACCGCATCGAAAAGCTCATCGGACGCGGCGGCATGGGCGCCGTCTACGCCGTCAGGCACGTCAACACCGGCGAGATCTGCGCGCTCAAGCTCCTGCTGCCCGCCCTCGCGAGCAACCCCGCCGCCGTCGAGCGCTTCCGCACCGAGGCCCGCGCCCCCGTCAGCATCGGCAGCGAGCACGTCGTGCGCGTCATCGACGCCGACGTCGCCCCCGAGCTCGGCGGCGTCCCCTTCATCGTCATGGAGCTTCTCAAGGGCCGCGATCTCGGCTCGGAGCTCAAGGCCCGCGGCGCGCTGCCCGCCGGCGAGGTGGTCGTCTACCTGAAGCAGGTCGGGCGCGTGCTCGACAAGGCCCACGGGCTCGGCATCGTTCACCGGGATCTGAAGCCCGCGAACCTGATCGTCACCCAGCGCGAGGACGGCACCCCGCTCGTCAAGATCCTCGACTTCGGCATCGCCAAGCTCCTCGACCAGAGCGAGGTCGGCGAGCTGACCCAGGACGGCGCGATCTTCGGAACGCCCTGGTACATGTCGCCCGAGCAGGCGAGCGGAAAGGCCTCGAAGGTCGGTCCCCCCGCGGATCTCTGGGCGCTCGGGCTCATCGCTTACAGGCTGCTCACCGGCAAGAATTACTGGACGGCCGAGGGCATGGCCGCGCTCATCGGGCAGATCCTCTACGAGCCGATGGTCGCGCCCAGCCAGATGTCGCCGCACCTCGGCCCGCGCTTCGACGCGTGGTTCGCCCGCGCCTGCAATCGCGACGCCGCGCAGCGCTTCACGAACGCCACCGAGCAGATCCAGCAGCTCGCCCTCGCCCTCGGCGTGAACTACGCCGCGCAGCCGACGAGCCTCGAGATGCCCTCGCCGGCCGATCTTTCGGCCTCGGGCCAGGTCCGCCAGGCGCTGCAGGGCATGCCCATGTACGGCATGTCGATGCCCGGCACCTCGATCCCGCCCGGCATGTCGCTGCCGCCCGGCGTGCTCAATGCGAACCCCGCCATGAGCCAGTCGGGCCTGCCGATGATGGGCGCCTCGCAGCCGGGGATGCCCATGCCCGGCGGGGTCACCGTACCGCCGGGATCGACGGGCGCGCCGCTCTACGCGACGAACTCTCCCGTGCGCCAGAAGAGCAGCATGGGCGCCGTGTTCGCGGGCCTGCTCGTCACGCTCGGCGTCGTGGGCGCGGCGGGCGTGTTCTTCATGCTGCGCGGCAAGCCGGCCGAGCCCCCGCCCCCGCCCGTGGCGGCCGCTGCGCCCGCTGCACCCACGGCCGCGCCCGCCGAGCCCCCCACGCCTCCGCCCCCGCCCGAGCCGGCCAAGACGGCCGAGGTCGAGGCCGCCGCCGCGCCCGCCGAGCCGGCAGAGACCATCGAGCTCGACGAGCCCGCCAAGCCGGCCGAGCCCGGTGCCGCGCCCACGGCAGCGCCGGCGGTCAAACCTGCCGCCACGGTGGCGACGGCGACCGGGGTGAAGCCTGTCGCGCCGAAGCCGAAGCCTTCTAGTACCGTCGCGCCGAAGGTCGGTAACATCAAGTTCTGA
- a CDS encoding PEGA domain-containing protein: protein MISLPRRPLALALAVALGVAAQATAPGVAFAQEQVSQAQIQLARQAASEGLQAYRAGEFDKALNLFEQAKALYPSAQILRMIGYSLLALERWQPAAEAMEAALASKVTPLGEDDRKDVNEQLAKAMAHIGVLTVTSKVEGAKVAIDAEPPTALPVEKLRMPPGKHKLTVTAPEHEDEVQEIDLEGGKPLELSIDPKPVKKPEPPKPPPPPPPPKKVGWFPHQRAIGFGLLGTGVGVGLGALATGLTSIHLSNNVDRDTQIHQAVYGTNCSRGDLRFCNLDRKVISADASDANTLRTVTLGLGIGAGVLVATGVVFVIVGGPSEKPKDEAPAAPAPATGGLRSLSCGPFGGAGLSCTGTF, encoded by the coding sequence ATGATCTCGCTCCCCCGGCGCCCGCTCGCCCTTGCCCTCGCTGTCGCCCTCGGCGTCGCCGCACAGGCGACCGCGCCCGGGGTGGCCTTCGCGCAAGAACAGGTCTCGCAAGCGCAGATCCAGCTCGCGCGGCAGGCCGCGTCCGAGGGCTTGCAGGCGTATCGCGCCGGCGAGTTCGACAAGGCGCTGAACCTCTTCGAGCAGGCCAAGGCGCTCTACCCGAGCGCGCAGATCCTCCGCATGATCGGCTACTCGCTGCTCGCCCTCGAGCGCTGGCAGCCGGCCGCCGAGGCGATGGAGGCCGCGCTCGCGTCCAAGGTCACGCCCCTCGGCGAGGACGATCGAAAGGACGTGAACGAGCAGCTCGCGAAGGCGATGGCGCACATCGGCGTGCTGACCGTCACCTCGAAGGTCGAGGGCGCCAAGGTCGCGATCGACGCCGAGCCGCCGACCGCGCTGCCGGTCGAGAAGCTGCGCATGCCGCCCGGCAAGCACAAGCTCACGGTGACGGCGCCGGAGCACGAGGACGAGGTGCAGGAGATCGACCTCGAGGGCGGCAAGCCGCTCGAGCTTTCGATCGACCCCAAGCCGGTGAAGAAGCCCGAGCCGCCGAAGCCGCCGCCCCCGCCGCCCCCGCCCAAGAAAGTGGGCTGGTTTCCGCACCAGCGGGCGATTGGCTTCGGGCTCCTCGGCACGGGCGTGGGCGTGGGCCTCGGCGCGCTGGCCACGGGCCTGACGTCGATTCACCTGTCGAACAACGTCGACCGTGACACGCAGATTCACCAGGCGGTTTATGGGACGAACTGTAGCCGCGGGGATCTGCGCTTCTGCAATCTCGACCGGAAGGTGATCTCGGCGGACGCGAGCGACGCGAACACGCTGCGCACGGTGACGCTCGGGCTCGGCATTGGCGCGGGCGTGCTGGTCGCGACGGGCGTGGTGTTCGTGATCGTCGGCGGCCCGTCGGAGAAGCCGAAGGACGAGGCGCCCGCGGCACCGGCGCCGGCAACGGGCGGGCTGCGCTCGCTGTCGTGCGGCCCGTTCGGTGGAGCGGGGCTCTCGTGCACGGGGACGTTTTGA
- a CDS encoding MBL fold metallo-hydrolase yields the protein MSLPRSLFLPLGVVLLGAALSACGGGGASPSKSPAAASAKREGTAARLESDPRIGVYTSIPWGFSTSSYWIEGPTGLIVIDTQFLLSASTELIEKAESITGKKVQLAIVLHPNPDKFNGASTFQARGIRVVTSAQVLAQIPEVHASRSASFYERYKPDYPKEQPKLESFGDKNGELSAGGVTVKTHVLGPGCSAAHVVVEFEGHVFVGDLVGNGTHAWLEIGETEAWLARLDEIAALKPKFVHPGRGATGGPELLEWESKYLRSVLEEVNKENPTMPPPAGAIERVKDRIMKAYPGLDYEVFFDVGIEEVWRKQAQKRAAGTK from the coding sequence ATGTCCCTCCCGCGGTCCTTGTTCCTCCCCCTCGGCGTGGTCCTCCTCGGCGCGGCCCTCTCGGCCTGCGGTGGCGGGGGAGCCTCCCCTTCGAAATCACCCGCCGCCGCGAGCGCCAAGCGCGAAGGCACGGCCGCGCGCCTCGAATCCGACCCGCGCATCGGCGTCTATACCTCGATTCCCTGGGGCTTCAGCACCTCCTCTTACTGGATCGAGGGCCCGACGGGGCTCATCGTCATCGACACGCAGTTCCTCCTCTCGGCCTCGACCGAGCTCATCGAGAAGGCCGAATCCATCACGGGCAAGAAGGTCCAGCTCGCAATCGTGCTGCACCCCAATCCCGACAAATTCAACGGCGCCTCCACCTTCCAGGCGCGAGGCATTCGCGTGGTCACGTCGGCGCAGGTGCTCGCCCAGATCCCCGAGGTCCACGCGTCGCGGTCGGCGTCGTTCTACGAACGCTACAAGCCCGATTACCCCAAGGAGCAGCCCAAGCTCGAGAGCTTCGGCGACAAGAACGGCGAGCTCTCCGCCGGCGGGGTGACCGTGAAGACGCACGTCCTCGGCCCCGGCTGCTCCGCCGCGCACGTGGTCGTCGAATTCGAGGGGCACGTCTTCGTGGGCGACCTCGTCGGCAATGGCACGCACGCCTGGCTCGAGATCGGCGAGACCGAGGCGTGGCTCGCGCGCCTCGACGAGATCGCCGCCTTGAAGCCCAAGTTCGTTCACCCGGGCCGCGGCGCGACGGGCGGGCCGGAGCTGCTCGAATGGGAGTCGAAGTACCTGCGGAGCGTGCTCGAGGAGGTGAACAAGGAAAACCCCACGATGCCGCCGCCCGCAGGCGCCATCGAGCGGGTCAAGGACCGCATCATGAAGGCGTACCCCGGGCTCGATTACGAGGTCTTCTTCGACGTCGGCATCGAGGAGGTCTGGCGCAAGCAGGCCCAGAAGAGGGCGGCGGGAACCAAATGA
- a CDS encoding YgiT-type zinc finger protein — MSEPLATKAATMLCMTCGGDMEDRITDLPFKLGDHSIVIVNDVPVLQCPHCHAYLMRAPVMAQIERLLESTSQTAELAILRYAA, encoded by the coding sequence ATGTCCGAGCCGCTGGCGACCAAGGCCGCAACCATGCTCTGCATGACCTGCGGTGGCGACATGGAAGACCGCATCACCGACCTCCCCTTCAAGCTCGGCGACCACTCGATCGTGATCGTCAATGACGTCCCCGTCCTTCAGTGCCCCCACTGCCACGCCTATCTGATGCGCGCCCCCGTCATGGCCCAGATCGAGCGCCTTCTCGAATCGACCAGCCAGACCGCAGAGCTCGCCATCCTCCGCTACGCGGCCTGA
- a CDS encoding (Fe-S)-binding protein: MNPLLMFLIILGLTGAFAYSAAHRWDLLRTGRDEDRFDKIPDRLKGTWTYAFAQKKMRYYPLAGAAHMLIFAGFMILLLRSIILWGRGFYPAFNLFILGPEGFFGLPLGHIYEFLKDSIASLVIVGALVFLYYRVIKGEPRMTKSGEAILILGIIITMMLADMLYDGAAMVLHHRGLPGCGRTPEPEICASVAKIVAPLGPVSAGGVAWAPFPSPAGSLFATVLSNYNLSTETLVVLAHAGFWTHSSLVLIFLNILPYSKHFHVITGIPNVFFRNLEPRGRLPLVATSAEAIGEKVMKAAEEPEKAEPVGISRVEQFTWKAILDFYTCTECGRCTDNCPAHKTGKLLSPKKLTLNLRDNLYGRQDALLEAKAKAESDGANGVNGAPQEGAEGQPADTELSGGQTALGEAAAGEAASRELVPNVIHPDVLWACTTCRACEEQCPVMISYVDKIVDMRRHLVLVKGEFPNELGGPFQAMEVNGNPWNLARMDRANWTEGLDIPMMTDNPKAKVLYWVGCAASYDDRAKKIARATARLLEEAKVDFAILGQEETCTGDPARRAGNEYLFAMLAEQNVATLNGYKDQGGIRTIVTACPHCFNTLANEYPDFGAKFEVVHHTDYLLGLVAERKLKPKKAVNGKVVFHDSCYLGRYNDVYEQPRDILKSIPGVQLVEAEGWNRQKGLCCGAGGAQFWMEEQNKDRVNVKRTLQLIQTEAKTIATACPFCTTMISDGLKAHGKEESIRQLDVAELLLESCALDQPKKERAPAQETAAEA, encoded by the coding sequence ATGAACCCCCTCTTGATGTTCCTGATCATCCTCGGACTCACCGGGGCCTTCGCTTACAGCGCGGCCCATCGGTGGGACCTGCTGCGCACTGGGCGGGACGAGGATCGCTTCGACAAGATTCCGGACCGCCTCAAAGGCACCTGGACCTACGCGTTTGCCCAGAAAAAGATGCGCTACTACCCGCTCGCGGGCGCGGCGCACATGCTCATCTTCGCAGGGTTCATGATCCTGCTCCTGCGCTCCATCATCCTCTGGGGGCGCGGGTTTTACCCGGCGTTCAACCTCTTCATCCTCGGCCCCGAGGGCTTCTTCGGACTCCCCCTCGGCCACATCTACGAGTTTCTCAAGGACTCGATCGCCTCCCTCGTCATCGTCGGCGCGCTCGTCTTCCTGTACTACCGCGTCATCAAGGGCGAGCCCCGCATGACCAAGTCAGGCGAGGCCATCCTCATCCTCGGCATCATCATCACCATGATGCTCGCCGACATGCTCTACGACGGCGCAGCCATGGTCCTGCACCACAGGGGCCTCCCAGGCTGCGGCCGCACCCCCGAGCCCGAGATCTGCGCGAGCGTCGCCAAGATCGTCGCGCCCCTCGGACCCGTCTCCGCCGGGGGCGTCGCGTGGGCGCCTTTCCCCTCGCCCGCAGGCTCGCTCTTCGCCACGGTGCTCTCGAATTACAACCTCTCGACCGAGACCCTCGTCGTCCTCGCGCACGCGGGCTTCTGGACGCACTCCTCGCTCGTCCTGATCTTCCTCAACATCCTGCCCTACTCGAAGCACTTCCACGTCATCACGGGCATCCCGAACGTCTTCTTCCGCAACCTCGAGCCCCGCGGCCGCCTGCCGCTCGTCGCGACCTCGGCCGAGGCGATCGGCGAGAAGGTCATGAAGGCCGCCGAGGAGCCCGAGAAGGCCGAGCCCGTCGGCATCAGCCGCGTCGAGCAGTTCACCTGGAAGGCGATCCTCGACTTCTACACCTGCACCGAGTGCGGGCGCTGCACCGACAACTGCCCCGCCCACAAGACGGGCAAGCTGCTGTCGCCGAAGAAGCTCACCCTCAACCTCCGCGACAACCTCTACGGCAGGCAGGACGCGCTGCTCGAGGCCAAGGCGAAGGCCGAGTCGGACGGCGCCAACGGCGTCAACGGCGCGCCTCAAGAAGGCGCCGAGGGCCAGCCTGCCGATACCGAGCTCTCGGGCGGTCAGACCGCGCTCGGCGAGGCGGCGGCGGGCGAGGCGGCGTCGCGGGAGCTGGTGCCCAACGTCATTCACCCCGACGTCCTCTGGGCCTGCACGACGTGCCGGGCTTGCGAGGAGCAGTGTCCGGTGATGATCAGCTACGTCGACAAGATCGTCGACATGCGCCGGCACCTGGTGCTCGTGAAGGGCGAGTTCCCGAACGAGCTCGGCGGGCCGTTCCAGGCGATGGAGGTCAACGGCAACCCGTGGAACCTCGCGCGCATGGATCGCGCCAACTGGACCGAGGGCCTCGACATCCCGATGATGACCGACAACCCCAAGGCCAAGGTCCTCTACTGGGTCGGTTGCGCGGCGAGCTACGACGATCGGGCGAAGAAGATCGCGCGCGCCACGGCGCGGCTGCTCGAGGAGGCGAAGGTCGACTTCGCGATCCTCGGCCAGGAGGAGACGTGCACGGGCGACCCGGCGCGGCGCGCGGGCAACGAGTACCTCTTCGCGATGCTCGCCGAGCAGAACGTCGCCACGCTCAATGGCTACAAGGACCAGGGCGGCATCAGGACCATCGTCACGGCCTGCCCGCACTGCTTCAACACGCTGGCCAACGAGTACCCCGACTTCGGCGCCAAGTTCGAGGTCGTTCACCACACCGACTATCTGCTCGGGCTCGTGGCCGAGCGGAAGCTCAAGCCGAAGAAGGCGGTGAACGGCAAGGTCGTGTTCCACGACTCCTGCTACCTCGGCCGTTACAACGACGTGTACGAGCAGCCGCGCGACATCCTGAAGAGCATCCCGGGCGTGCAGCTCGTGGAGGCCGAGGGGTGGAACCGGCAGAAGGGCCTGTGCTGCGGCGCAGGCGGCGCGCAGTTCTGGATGGAGGAGCAGAACAAGGACCGCGTGAACGTGAAGCGCACGCTGCAGCTCATTCAGACCGAGGCGAAGACCATCGCCACGGCCTGCCCGTTCTGCACGACGATGATCAGCGACGGCCTCAAGGCCCACGGCAAGGAGGAGAGCATCCGCCAGCTCGACGTGGCCGAGCTGCTCCTCGAGAGCTGCGCCCTCGACCAGCCGAAGAAGGAGCGGGCTCCCGCCCAGGAGACGGCCGCCGAGGCCTGA
- a CDS encoding POTRA domain-containing protein translates to MRPTKLQILRGSGVALAFSLLFALTACDGGAQKSKPRAPVCDPNDLSGCIIEDVDVLGNHEIPDKDIKGKIATAESAHPLAGVLKGVPVLGLTDVLGVEYERFDRFVLERDMERIERYYRARGFYDAQVRASRVRRRSDGTVRVEIVVEEGPPVIVRKIDVAWKDYRPELGTRITRAVTRAKNKLGIGKRLEEEDYENLKTAIHRALTDRGFPYADVQGHVNVDLLKHRADISYTIELGPRSTFGDIRFQGFEGLPEAHIRELIDIKKGDPFSTETLESVEIALSELGVFAAIDVKPELPEKGQPRVPVIPVTITVQQTPLRAVKLGAGAELGVRVETHLVAGWEDRNLLGGLRRFSVEARPGLVFYPTRIITPTPTGIIPEVSLRSEFRQPGVIDARTDAILRGALKIYCLPIFCVPQDEPAPEDVLLGYREYIGSVGLERRFSDFQHYLGLFGNVQLEDPFTYSKFDDVKTPAIPIGYERVLITNLEALGSLDFRRNGPRKIDRVNPDRGFYLGLSAQVAGPPGDATDLRFRPELRAYAPVAKPVTFAFRLVGGFLVPFNYGASFERPPPADGGSVEERRLIAKDQQLLQLRGFFSGGPTSNRGYGYNGVGPQGKLGFLSPRTEFEGQTLPIGGMTLWESSIEMRFALTENLGLVWFLDASDVQLGQGKLSLMRPHLSTGLGLRYATPVGPVRADLGYRIPCAQSFDPDDQRAAPTAGRDCNYLAPGVGAADPILGLPIAFAIAIGEAF, encoded by the coding sequence GTGAGGCCCACGAAGCTCCAGATCCTGCGCGGATCGGGCGTCGCGCTGGCCTTTTCGCTGCTCTTCGCCCTCACCGCCTGCGACGGCGGCGCCCAGAAGTCCAAGCCCCGCGCGCCGGTTTGTGACCCCAACGACCTGAGTGGTTGCATCATCGAAGACGTCGACGTCCTCGGCAACCACGAGATCCCTGACAAGGACATCAAGGGGAAGATCGCCACCGCGGAGAGCGCGCACCCACTCGCCGGCGTGCTCAAAGGCGTGCCCGTCCTCGGCCTGACCGACGTGCTGGGCGTCGAGTACGAGCGCTTCGACCGCTTCGTGCTCGAGCGCGACATGGAGCGCATCGAGCGCTACTACCGCGCCCGCGGCTTCTACGACGCCCAGGTGCGCGCGAGCCGCGTCCGCCGCCGCTCCGACGGCACCGTGCGCGTCGAGATCGTCGTCGAGGAGGGCCCGCCCGTCATCGTCCGCAAGATCGACGTCGCGTGGAAGGACTACCGCCCCGAGCTCGGCACGCGCATCACCCGGGCCGTCACCCGCGCGAAGAACAAGCTCGGCATCGGCAAGCGCCTCGAGGAAGAAGACTACGAGAACCTCAAGACGGCCATCCACCGCGCCCTGACCGACCGCGGCTTCCCCTACGCCGACGTCCAGGGCCACGTGAACGTCGACCTGCTCAAGCACAGGGCCGACATCAGCTACACCATCGAGCTCGGCCCGCGCTCCACCTTCGGCGACATCCGCTTCCAGGGCTTCGAGGGCCTGCCCGAAGCGCACATCCGCGAGCTCATCGACATCAAGAAGGGCGACCCGTTCTCGACCGAGACCCTCGAGTCGGTCGAGATCGCCCTCTCCGAGCTCGGCGTCTTCGCCGCCATCGACGTGAAGCCCGAGCTGCCCGAAAAAGGCCAGCCCCGCGTCCCCGTCATCCCCGTCACCATCACCGTGCAACAGACGCCCCTGCGCGCCGTGAAGCTCGGCGCCGGCGCAGAGCTCGGCGTGCGCGTCGAGACGCACCTCGTGGCCGGCTGGGAGGACCGAAACCTCCTCGGCGGCCTGCGCCGCTTCTCCGTCGAGGCGCGCCCCGGCCTCGTCTTCTACCCGACCCGCATCATCACGCCCACGCCGACCGGCATCATCCCCGAGGTGTCGCTGCGCTCGGAGTTCCGCCAGCCCGGGGTGATCGACGCGCGCACCGACGCCATCCTCCGCGGCGCGCTGAAGATCTACTGCCTGCCCATCTTCTGCGTGCCCCAGGACGAGCCCGCGCCCGAGGACGTGCTGCTCGGCTACCGCGAGTACATCGGCTCGGTGGGCCTCGAGCGGCGCTTCTCCGACTTCCAGCACTACCTCGGCCTCTTCGGCAACGTGCAGCTCGAAGACCCGTTCACCTACTCCAAGTTCGACGACGTGAAGACGCCCGCGATCCCCATCGGCTACGAGCGCGTGCTCATCACGAACCTCGAGGCGCTCGGGTCGCTCGACTTCCGGCGCAATGGCCCGCGCAAGATCGACCGCGTCAACCCCGACCGCGGCTTCTACCTCGGCCTGAGCGCCCAGGTGGCCGGCCCGCCCGGCGACGCCACCGACCTGCGCTTCCGCCCCGAGCTGCGCGCCTACGCGCCCGTCGCCAAGCCCGTCACGTTCGCCTTCCGCCTCGTGGGCGGCTTCCTCGTCCCGTTCAACTACGGCGCGAGCTTCGAGCGGCCACCGCCGGCCGACGGCGGCTCCGTGGAGGAGCGCCGCCTCATCGCCAAGGACCAGCAGCTCCTGCAGCTGCGCGGCTTCTTCAGCGGCGGCCCGACCTCGAACCGCGGCTACGGCTACAACGGCGTCGGCCCGCAGGGAAAGCTCGGCTTCCTCTCCCCGCGCACCGAATTCGAGGGCCAGACCCTGCCCATCGGCGGCATGACCCTCTGGGAGTCCTCGATCGAGATGCGCTTCGCCCTCACCGAGAACCTCGGCCTCGTGTGGTTCCTCGACGCCAGCGACGTGCAGCTCGGCCAGGGCAAGCTCAGCCTGATGCGGCCGCACCTATCGACCGGCCTCGGCCTGCGTTACGCCACGCCCGTCGGCCCGGTGCGCGCCGACCTGGGCTACCGCATCCCCTGTGCACAAAGCTTCGATCCAGACGACCAGCGCGCCGCCCCAACGGCGGGTCGCGACTGCAACTATCTCGCCCCCGGGGTGGGCGCCGCCGACCCAATCCTGGGCCTGCCCATCGCCTTCGCCATCGCAATCGGCGAAGCCTTTTAG
- a CDS encoding ubiquinol-cytochrome c reductase iron-sulfur subunit has translation MQNPGGDEAPRPEPTIEPSRSNPDRRTALRALVTLGGCAYAGVIAVPGAQFLAPSAEDGQGKARWIRVGRLEDLPQGEPRRLAVVGDERDAFNVTKDQQLGAIWVVREGEKVRAMSAVCPHLGCSIDIGADKKSFSCPCHTSRFSLAGAAESGPSPRAMDPLDVRVTEGFVEVDFKRFRLGIAERMEVG, from the coding sequence ATGCAAAACCCCGGGGGCGATGAAGCACCCCGCCCCGAACCGACCATCGAGCCGAGTCGGTCGAACCCTGACAGGCGTACCGCGCTGCGGGCGCTCGTGACCCTCGGGGGATGCGCGTATGCCGGCGTGATCGCCGTTCCTGGCGCGCAGTTCCTCGCCCCTTCTGCCGAGGACGGGCAGGGCAAGGCCAGGTGGATCCGTGTAGGGCGCTTGGAGGATCTTCCTCAGGGCGAACCGAGGCGGCTCGCGGTGGTCGGGGACGAGCGCGACGCGTTCAACGTGACCAAGGATCAGCAGCTCGGCGCGATCTGGGTCGTGCGCGAGGGCGAGAAGGTTCGCGCGATGAGCGCGGTTTGTCCGCATCTCGGCTGCTCGATCGACATCGGCGCGGACAAGAAGAGCTTCTCGTGCCCGTGCCACACGTCGCGCTTCTCGCTCGCGGGGGCGGCCGAGAGCGGGCCTTCGCCGCGCGCGATGGATCCGCTCGACGTGCGCGTGACCGAGGGCTTCGTGGAGGTCGACTTCAAGCGGTTCCGGCTGGGGATCGCAGAGCGGATGGAGGTCGGGTGA